One Coffea eugenioides isolate CCC68of chromosome 2, Ceug_1.0, whole genome shotgun sequence genomic window, AACTTGTTATCAGTTATGTGCACAAGTACGATTCTGGACTGCAACCAAAATTCCCTAGAAACTTCAAGCGTCAGCACAAGTCTCTACCTAAAGGAAATTTCCGGACTTACCACCAATTATCTTGAAAAGAACTCATCAATCTCTCTGTAGTCTTTAGCATGGTGGCATTTCAAAGCCATTGACTTTCAATCAGTTATTGTTAGCATTGCTCCAAAAATAAGCACAAATTCTGCAGTTTTTTAACAAGCTAGAGACAGCAATGCATATAAGTTGGGTACTACACTTTCATTTCTAACATTCTCACAAGCTAGTTGTGGCAAAACTTGTCATGACCCTTCAAAATGACCTTTCATTTGCCTCACGTACCAGCCAAGTAATGTGTCCATTCCAAATACGAGATGACAAACTGTTGAGGAAAAAGCCATTCAAAATGTGAAATGTGAATAAGTGTAAACTTAGCTCAAGAAATCTCGTAAAGGCTTTTCATTTTTGAACCAAAAAATGCTGAACATAATGCTATGAAGAGAATcatacttctttttttttattttctttttttccaaatcaGATAATGTCGCCCTCATATCAATGACATTAAGTAGCAACTAgagattttattttaatttcattataTATCACTACTTATTAGATTTAAAAAGTGGTATACTTGAACACCTTATTCCTCCATTTACCTCATTTGCTATTGCAATACTACCTCTtcaaaagagggaaaaaaaggacaaaaaccGGAGATCTATTACCCCAATTAAGATATCTATCAATTTACACTATGTCTTTACTACGCCTCAATTGTTGCTTATCCTACCAATATTTTGTAGGGAACTGAAGAACATCAGAATGCACAACAATGACTTTGTTGCATTTGCAGTTCAAACAACTGCAAGATCCAAGAGATCTTCATTTCATGATCATAAAACTAAGCCTTATCATCTAGCGATGCAGGTTCAATTCCTACTACTTTGCTATTGCTTCTAATACTTTACATACCCTAAATATATATCAGCATTCCATACACCACGACACTAGATTACGACTCAGCATCATTGTAATATACCACTTCAAAGATAATCTCATATGCAAACCCTATTTCTTATTTCCATTTTCTCTTtgagaaagaaaaataacaatcaATGAAACCAAAGAACATCCAAATAAGGCAATTGGGATCAAGTCGACAAAAGAAACCCACGATAAAAGagttttcttcaaatttcaaaCAGATTGCAAAAGATTAAGTTTTCTTTCTCCTGAATCAATGAACTACAATGCCCATCGAAAGCTAGCATTAACAAAATATTTATAGGCCCTAATTaataggaaagaaaagaaattgaagagTTCATAATATCCAACCTCtaaaggataaaaataaattcttttttttttttgggtcttccCCGAGACCAAAGATTTGTACTTTATTTCTTCCTCCAATTCATAAAATAACATCACGACAGGAACATATTACAAAGTCAAAATCTTTTACCCATCAGTCTTGAATTGATAGATCAATTACAAAATTGATCAGACAGGGAGGGTATCGACGGAGGGAGGCTGGTTACTAGTATGATTGACGGTGGACGACGAGACGGACGAGTCGGCGCCGAAGGACCGGAGATTGGTGAACATGAGAGGGCGGTCCTTAGCCTCTTCTTCGTCCTCGTCGTCGGACTCAGAGGTATTGAGGTTAACGCAGGAGCATCGTTCAAGCGACGCGAAGAATGCGGAAGCCACGCTCATCCCGAACCACCTGGCCAGGCCGTCCAGCTTCTCGTAGGGCGAATTCTCCATAATAAtcgagagatagagagagatgGATGAAAGATAGATCGATCGACAAAGAATTCAAGCCCTAGTACTGGAGAATAGGAAAGAGGGGGAGCTGGAGCTGCTCGTTGAATCTGGGAGAGAAAAGAACGAGGAGGAATAGCTAATCGAGAAAGTGAGGATTCCAGGAGGAGATATTGGTCATTAACACGAAGGCGGTGCTGGAGGTCCACACAcgataaagtttttttttttccttgaagGAAAACACACTATAAAGTCTGAGTGCAATTAGTGGTAGGATTAGTTAATAAGTTAATTACAACATTTTTCTAAGGTAagcaaaattaaaattattaaataggGAAAGCATTTAGGACAGGGGTTACAATTGGGATGCAGTACACCAAAAATAAGGCAATCAATTATTAATTTCGTTAAATTATTTCGTACTACTTGAATTGTATCACTATttgataaaaagaaaattaacatCGGACCTACTTTTTTTTATCGTTTATCATATTTTTCCAACAATTTGATAGTATATATTGTCTACCCTATTTATCCAAACGACGTTGGTCATAGACCGGTAAGGGTAACCAAACCATTTATAATTTTGGCTAATTCTAATTGTATGTGACGGTTTGaatgaaatttcatttcataCCCTAACCTTGTTTGGTTACTCGATGATCACTTAACCTATTGAACGAGGTTTGTGTATAATCCTCTTATACAtaggaaaaataataattagatttaaaaggaaaaaagcaaCATAGTATAtctaaattaaataaaagtatTCAATCCTATAATTTTAAAAGTCTCCCAACAAATTACTACATGACTAAAAGGGATAATtgtagaaacctcccctgaggtttctgacacttgcactgacctcccctgaacttactaatcctttgcaatTTAGTTTGTttcatgtccaatgaatgacaaaatactacaaatcaattaacaattaataaactttaaagGGTGTaatttataggcaaatacgcattacctatttaaagtaccggctctttatgggtattttactttcaaacatttaatttatgataaatacatcaatgtttgtaagtaaaattcaaaaagtgttacgggaatattcttacaaaaaggaaatcggtaggttatctatttaatataaattaaatattaaaaaaaaaaagaaatggcccataaagtattaattctttatggctttcatccattagatgagtaaagtattgactctttatgggcatttattttttaaaaaaatatttaattatccctaaattaaatgatttcttttttttaatttactgaggggaggtttctgcaattatctctaaattaaatgattcagaataaaatgtccataaaattttttcatttttttaagcAATGGATAAGTAAAATTTAGGGAGTGGAGAGGAGAAAGGGGATAATTGAACATCAACTGGTATGACTTAGAGACCATTTGGTAAAATTTCTGATTGAAGTGTGAATTGCGATAGAGTGTTTGGATAccaaaattatcccaaataatatttcgcttgcatcacaaacacatttcccaacctagctttttatattcccaactactttttatctcacatacatcacatcacaaaaagtattacagtaattattccaaataatatttcaaataatacactatcttAAACAAACCTGTGTTGGAATATTCTAAACCATGCATGGCCCAAATTATGAAGCAAAGCACATCAAACACCTCCTCCTTGAGCTGCCTTGACCCACCTGCTTCTACTCCACCGGAGCCGTTTTTATCCGAAGCAGATTACGGGGTCGATTAATGTGCATGCCACGTCACAAGGAAAATATGTGTACGTCTGAAATGGTCAATCCACTCAGTCTGGATGGATAAGTCGTTGACAAACTGAAGAAGAAACACCAGTGATTCACAAAAATGGCAACCCTTTCAAACTCAACTCCTTTGTCGCAGAAAGTCTTCTCTGCCACTGGAAGAAATTCCCTCTCAACAAGACACCATCGTTCTTCTCTTAGATTTTCTGGTACAAGAAGTCAAGAACCTCTACtaatcttttctttattttttttctctcccttttaaTCTGACAACTACTTGAACTGCCAGAAATTAATGTTTGATCTTAATGTAATCTGGGCAGCTTCAAGAAGAGACGACGATCCCGAACAAGTACAACCTAATGAAAATGTATCCCAATTCAAGGAGCTAAGAAGCGTAGCTTGTGGCGTCCTTGCTGTCTGGGCAGTGACTGCTGCCTCACCCGTCATCGGGGCAAATGTAGGTTAATTTCCGCCGACCAATCTCATCTTCCTTTCCCTTTTCGGTCTGCACAATTTCAGGTCCATTTGGAGATTAATTTGAGCCCAAAATCTTGCGTCATCGATCTTTGGGTGTTGCCATATCAATATATTTAGCATTCTTTTGTTAGTCTCAAGACAGAATCTCGTATAACTAACAATTGATCTTGTGGTTAGCCTGTTCTTGTGCACCACACGCGTATCAAACTTGAAGATGATAGAATACTTTTTGACTGCTGTTGATATAAAGAGGCACAGCCTGAGCGATATGATTAAGTATATAGCAGGAGTAGTGAATAGTGATATACTCGTATGCAGATAAGGTTGCCGCCGCTGTCAACAGAGCCCAACAGGTGTGAGCGTGCATTTGTTGGCAACACCATTGGTCAAGCAAATGGTGTGTATGACAAGCCACTCGATCTCCGCTTTTGTGATTACGCAAATGACAAGTCCAACCTCAAGGGCAAATCTCTCGCTGCGGCGCTCCTGTCCGAAGCTAAATTTGATGGGGCTGACATGACTGAAGTCGTCATGACCAAGGCTTATGCCGTTGGAGCAAGCTTTAAGGGTACTTCCACcgtttcttttctctttttccttttttcaatttCAGCCTCAAAATTAGTACTAGTGTTACTTAAAAACCTGATCAACTTTGGGAATCGATTGTAAAGGCGAGAATCCATCGTATTTGGCTTGGTTAAAGTGAGGAAAGCGTCATTCTTTTTGAGCTTGAGATCAGACTAATTCTTCTAAGGTGTATCTGCAGGTACAGACTTCTCCAATGCAGTTCTGGACCGAGTCAACTTTGGGAAAGCCAACCTCCAGGGAGCTTTATTCAAGAATACTGTACTATCTGGATCCACCTTTGACGGAGCTCAACTTCAAGATGCAGTTTTCGATGATACTATCATAGGATACATCGACCTTCAGAAGCTTTGCACAAATAAAACTATCAGCGAGGATGGGAGAGCTACTTTGGGGTGCCGATGACTCCGGCCTTGTTTTCCATCGCTTTCGCTTCTGATCCAATTTTCTCTCTAAGACTAATGGTGTAAACtgcaatttttgtatttatgagAATTTATAATGTAATGCACCTCAAATTGCAGATTTACTGTGTCCTCGT contains:
- the LOC113761308 gene encoding thylakoid lumenal 17.4 kDa protein, chloroplastic, with protein sequence MATLSNSTPLSQKVFSATGRNSLSTRHHRSSLRFSASRRDDDPEQVQPNENVSQFKELRSVACGVLAVWAVTAASPVIGANIRLPPLSTEPNRCERAFVGNTIGQANGVYDKPLDLRFCDYANDKSNLKGKSLAAALLSEAKFDGADMTEVVMTKAYAVGASFKGTDFSNAVLDRVNFGKANLQGALFKNTVLSGSTFDGAQLQDAVFDDTIIGYIDLQKLCTNKTISEDGRATLGCR